Proteins encoded together in one Shewanella oneidensis MR-1 window:
- a CDS encoding LysR family transcriptional regulator, with amino-acid sequence MLNQQWLATFVTLVEVGHFTHTANKLFMTQPGVSQHIKKLEEQVGVHLLLRKGKRFELTEAGAILYQHARQYQLAETELLARLQTDNTYVGECRFGCSGAIASLLYPHFLERQIQYPELCVKIEAAPNQRIVSGILTNQLDMGIVTKRGEEADLTYQALGYAELSLVLPSQYLVDKIGIELLEQIGFIDHPDGDYYLQQVLQANFGGRAPMVNSRTGSPVKAHTMAFTHHIRRTGYVNQLSQILLPVAKGLGFTVLPLSTVNAFMPRESLWAVDLEQKVQESLYLVHKSTRPLPSRFDAFIEMAARLIAN; translated from the coding sequence ATGCTTAATCAACAATGGTTAGCCACGTTCGTCACCTTAGTTGAGGTAGGACATTTTACTCATACTGCCAATAAGCTGTTTATGACTCAGCCGGGAGTTAGCCAACATATTAAAAAGCTTGAAGAACAAGTTGGTGTGCACCTATTGCTTAGAAAAGGTAAGCGGTTTGAGTTAACGGAGGCGGGAGCCATTCTCTATCAACATGCTAGACAATATCAGCTAGCTGAAACAGAGTTGCTAGCGCGCTTGCAAACGGATAATACCTATGTTGGCGAGTGTCGTTTTGGCTGTTCTGGGGCGATTGCGAGTTTACTCTATCCCCATTTTCTTGAGCGCCAAATCCAGTATCCTGAGCTTTGCGTGAAGATAGAGGCGGCGCCCAATCAGCGAATCGTATCTGGCATTTTAACTAACCAGCTCGATATGGGCATAGTGACAAAACGAGGAGAGGAGGCCGATCTCACATATCAAGCCTTAGGTTATGCTGAGTTATCTTTGGTGCTCCCAAGCCAATATCTGGTTGATAAGATTGGCATTGAACTCCTTGAACAAATTGGCTTTATCGATCATCCTGATGGTGACTATTACCTCCAGCAAGTATTGCAGGCCAATTTTGGTGGGAGAGCGCCAATGGTTAATTCCCGCACTGGATCGCCAGTCAAAGCGCATACCATGGCTTTTACCCATCACATCCGTCGCACGGGTTATGTTAACCAACTGAGTCAAATTCTGCTGCCCGTTGCTAAAGGGCTGGGTTTTACAGTACTTCCCTTAAGTACGGTCAACGCCTTTATGCCAAGGGAGAGTCTATGGGCCGTTGATCTTGAACAAAAAGTGCAGGAGTCTTTATATTTGGTGCACAAAAGCACTCGACCTTTGCCATCACGCTTTGACGCTTTTATCGAGATGGCGGCTCGCTTGATTGCTAATTAA
- the pbpG gene encoding D-alanyl-D-alanine endopeptidase — protein sequence MKISYLLGSFILVCSSLTVAATAHSADSASVTTKSTATKATTPKKAHTKQEVAANSALVVDLKTNEILYSSNPDAVRPIASVTKLMTAMVTLDAKLPMDEKLTINIKDTKEMRGVYSRVRIGSEISRKEMLLLTLMSSENRAAASLAHHYPGGHKAFIKAMNAKAKALGMKNSRFVEPTGLSAKNVSSARDLVVLLKASQGYPMLGQLSSTEKKTVTFGKPKYSLDFRNTNRLVYKDNWDIHLTKTGFTNAAGHCLVMRTEMAKRKVAFVVLDAKGKYTHMADANRLRNWLETGKVTPIPADAKQYKKQRSQQQLAKVSET from the coding sequence ATGAAGATCTCTTATCTGCTTGGTAGTTTTATTTTGGTATGCAGCAGTTTAACTGTTGCCGCGACAGCGCATTCAGCCGATTCGGCCTCTGTCACTACAAAAAGCACCGCCACTAAAGCAACAACTCCTAAAAAAGCTCATACGAAGCAAGAAGTTGCGGCCAATAGTGCACTGGTGGTTGATCTTAAAACCAATGAAATTCTCTATTCCAGTAATCCCGATGCGGTGAGGCCCATCGCCTCGGTGACTAAACTGATGACAGCCATGGTGACCTTAGACGCTAAGTTGCCGATGGATGAAAAGCTCACCATCAATATCAAGGATACTAAGGAAATGCGCGGTGTATATTCTCGGGTGCGCATAGGTAGCGAAATTAGCCGTAAAGAGATGTTATTGCTGACATTAATGTCATCTGAAAACCGTGCAGCCGCAAGTCTTGCCCACCATTATCCCGGTGGGCATAAAGCTTTTATTAAGGCGATGAATGCTAAAGCCAAAGCCTTAGGGATGAAAAATAGCCGCTTTGTTGAGCCTACAGGGCTATCGGCGAAAAACGTATCCAGTGCGCGTGATTTAGTGGTGTTACTCAAGGCCAGCCAAGGCTATCCCATGTTAGGCCAGTTAAGCTCTACCGAAAAGAAAACCGTAACCTTTGGTAAGCCAAAGTACAGCCTCGATTTTAGAAATACTAACCGATTGGTTTATAAAGATAATTGGGATATTCACCTCACCAAAACTGGCTTTACCAATGCAGCTGGCCATTGTCTTGTGATGCGTACTGAAATGGCCAAGCGTAAAGTGGCTTTTGTGGTGCTTGATGCCAAGGGCAAATATACCCACATGGCCGATGCCAACCGTTTACGCAACTGGCTAGAAACGGGTAAAGTTACGCCGATCCCTGCAGATGCTAAGCAATATAAAAAGCAGCGCAGTCAGCAGCAATTGGCTAAGGTCAGCGAGACCTAA
- a CDS encoding rhomboid family intramembrane serine protease yields the protein MDDIRVALVFKKLQLIYVPFLLLSLLFVSGYSLLHWLLLIKLQLVSIDESLVNFWLPMLLPWPLLFFYLRPRLKLCHFTKSNSRFIYLLIASLLLAVPTIVAQEYLNSATGKLTQLDSINELSLQPQTKYYQLKQFYIDKKYIGVQRNIEPVGKGNNELQMSLYVAMPIFASRSESWREGAKGIAWYGKHYQQTISHKLEKHEKESLYQEFIHQIQQEFNGFNPDDFVYFERIGPSSRYTQLLMAAQKSTVYHDAYQTILMPVNQPFEARNGHKLAWMLGWLSFGAILWLLMSLMLTLDGTQLAPKALAAKLTTAEPKAEFYAFLAEFKPRVGFVITPILLLSKVLIFMLMVFASHHFITLPNSVLLDWGANLRQLVLDQQVWRLISNVFLHGGLMHLIFNLYGLFFAGIFLEPLLGKWRLLGVYLMSGLAASIASISWYEATISIGASGAIMGLFGVLIMWIWMGSLPLATHMLLALHLTLFVSASLVMGLLGGVDNAAHLGGLGSGLLLGCVLRPIALNQMNKKPR from the coding sequence ATGGATGATATACGTGTGGCGTTAGTATTTAAAAAACTCCAACTGATTTATGTGCCTTTTCTATTACTTAGTCTGTTATTTGTCTCAGGTTACAGCTTGCTGCACTGGTTGTTGCTGATCAAGCTGCAACTGGTGAGTATTGATGAATCCCTTGTTAACTTTTGGCTGCCGATGCTATTGCCTTGGCCCTTGTTGTTTTTCTATTTAAGACCAAGGCTTAAGTTATGCCACTTTACTAAAAGTAATAGCCGCTTTATTTATCTATTGATTGCTTCGCTGTTACTGGCGGTGCCAACTATAGTGGCGCAGGAGTACCTAAATAGCGCAACCGGTAAGTTGACACAGCTTGATTCGATCAACGAGTTATCACTACAGCCACAGACCAAGTATTACCAATTAAAACAGTTTTATATCGATAAAAAGTACATAGGCGTACAGCGTAATATTGAGCCAGTGGGAAAGGGTAATAATGAGCTACAAATGAGTCTGTATGTTGCCATGCCGATTTTTGCCAGTCGCAGTGAGAGTTGGCGGGAAGGGGCAAAGGGCATAGCTTGGTATGGTAAGCACTATCAGCAGACGATTAGCCATAAACTCGAAAAACATGAAAAAGAATCACTATATCAGGAGTTTATTCATCAAATTCAGCAAGAGTTTAATGGGTTTAATCCCGATGATTTTGTCTATTTTGAGCGTATAGGCCCTTCTAGTCGTTACACTCAACTATTAATGGCTGCTCAAAAAAGCACTGTGTACCATGACGCCTATCAAACGATCTTAATGCCAGTGAATCAGCCTTTTGAAGCACGTAATGGGCATAAACTGGCTTGGATGCTGGGATGGTTAAGCTTTGGCGCTATTCTCTGGTTGTTGATGAGTCTAATGTTAACATTGGATGGCACTCAACTAGCACCAAAAGCCCTCGCTGCGAAGTTAACAACGGCCGAACCCAAGGCTGAGTTTTATGCTTTTTTAGCTGAATTTAAACCTAGGGTTGGCTTTGTGATCACGCCCATTTTGCTCTTGAGCAAGGTCCTGATATTTATGTTGATGGTGTTTGCGAGCCATCACTTTATTACCTTACCTAATAGCGTGTTACTCGACTGGGGAGCTAACCTGCGTCAACTGGTGCTTGACCAGCAAGTCTGGCGTTTAATCAGCAATGTGTTTTTACATGGCGGTTTAATGCATCTGATTTTTAACCTCTATGGGCTATTTTTTGCGGGCATTTTTTTAGAACCGTTACTCGGCAAATGGCGTTTACTTGGGGTTTATCTGATGAGTGGTCTAGCAGCGAGCATTGCCAGTATTAGTTGGTACGAGGCGACCATTAGCATCGGCGCCTCGGGTGCCATTATGGGATTATTTGGCGTGTTGATCATGTGGATTTGGATGGGGTCCCTGCCCTTAGCCACCCATATGCTGCTGGCATTACATCTCACACTGTTCGTATCCGCAAGCTTAGTGATGGGGCTATTGGGCGGTGTGGATAATGCGGCGCATCTAGGTGGTTTAGGGAGTGGTTTGTTATTGGGATGCGTTTTACGGCCAATAGCGCTGAATCAAATGAATAAAAAGCCGAGGTAA